From a region of the Candidatus Brocadia sp. genome:
- a CDS encoding cytochrome-c peroxidase has protein sequence MTQGKSTCGVDAIRKGLHIIICHVAAFCVFYLLQPSAFSDPKGDSYHLPLPSGVLEPIIPEDNPLTMEKIALGKELFFDKRLSADDTVSCATCHDPEKGFADGKAIAVGIKERKGTRNSPTVLNAAFFDTQFWDGRAMTLEEQAKQPIINPKEMGMPSHDALVEKISGIPEYKTAFQAVFGTEKITIDLIVMAIASFERTLITFNTPFDRFIAGKGDAISASAQRGWKLFQGKARCVTCHEFNVSYPFFTNNKFHNVGVAMKGKDFESLARKAAGSGADPSALAQEEASSELGHYLVTKEPKDIGAFKTSGLRNIALTAPYMHDGSELTLESVVEFYDKGGIPNPNLDGGIRPLNLTEDEKKDLVEFMKSLTSDDLPESGITVK, from the coding sequence ATGACGCAGGGAAAGAGTACCTGTGGAGTTGATGCAATACGTAAAGGTCTTCATATTATCATATGCCACGTTGCTGCCTTTTGCGTTTTTTATCTCCTACAACCTAGTGCTTTTTCAGATCCTAAGGGCGATTCGTATCATCTGCCGTTGCCGTCAGGCGTTTTAGAACCAATCATTCCTGAAGACAATCCTTTGACAATGGAGAAAATAGCGCTGGGTAAAGAACTCTTTTTTGACAAACGCCTTTCCGCTGATGATACCGTCAGTTGTGCCACCTGCCATGACCCGGAAAAGGGATTTGCCGACGGTAAGGCAATTGCCGTTGGAATAAAAGAGCGAAAGGGGACGAGAAATAGTCCTACAGTGCTTAATGCAGCCTTTTTCGATACGCAATTCTGGGATGGAAGGGCAATGACCCTGGAAGAACAGGCAAAACAACCCATCATTAATCCGAAGGAGATGGGGATGCCTTCCCACGATGCCCTTGTAGAAAAAATCTCAGGCATTCCTGAGTATAAAACCGCCTTTCAGGCTGTTTTTGGAACAGAGAAGATCACGATAGATCTGATTGTTATGGCCATTGCATCTTTTGAACGGACCCTTATTACCTTTAATACACCGTTTGACCGATTTATCGCCGGCAAAGGTGACGCTATAAGCGCATCTGCGCAACGAGGATGGAAATTATTTCAGGGAAAGGCGCGGTGTGTCACCTGTCATGAATTTAATGTGTCATATCCCTTTTTTACGAATAACAAGTTTCACAATGTTGGTGTTGCTATGAAGGGAAAGGATTTTGAATCCCTGGCCAGAAAGGCAGCCGGCTCAGGCGCAGACCCTTCGGCGCTTGCACAGGAAGAGGCATCTTCTGAACTCGGACACTATCTGGTAACGAAGGAGCCGAAAGATATTGGGGCATTCAAGACCTCAGGGCTGCGAAACATTGCCCTTACTGCCCCGTATATGCACGACGGGAGCGAGCTAACCCTGGAAAGCGTTGTCGAATTTTATGATAAGGGTGGCATCCCAAATCCGAATCTGGACGGTGGAATAAGACCGCTCAATTTAACAGAGGATGAAAAAAAGGATTTGGTTGAGTTTATGAAATCACTCACCAGTGATGATCTTCCGGAATCAGGCATTACGGTGAAATAA
- a CDS encoding GTP-binding protein: MINEHTSNAFQEQQTMVSLATPLGEGGIGKIVVSGRHALRIINKVFQGKGIADLTEARSHKLYYGYIKDREQKIDEVIVHIIRREDSFTGEDVAEINCHGGIRVLMRMYECVQAAGAEGAPWNSLLARSFEHDRIDVVQKEALQELVQARTRLSAKVLLDQYAGALSGMLKQGLEVLEELKMSGTAGAAHHQSPTPSPNDGKGTGEEMNVLPRKSSVCVTALTNLIRGLLETASFGMALTTPQVLVILGKPNVGKSTLINAILGEERMLVHHEPGTTRDYVSEVISVEGIPFELVDTAGIREADDKLEAMSIEITQEQLRRADKVIAVFDNSRPFDKEDEGILVALHAWLMSKTSGDVPQKAHARAILPVINKCDLPATLDKTRIESVLQQPCCSLSALNKDGFDDLHKRLVQEFDTVYHPMKPVVFNKRQYHLLTKAEVFVEQEKECLSEKKGTVKTMQTIETLNNILMACLNGSTP; encoded by the coding sequence ATGATAAACGAACATACATCAAATGCCTTTCAAGAACAGCAGACGATGGTTTCTCTGGCAACCCCGCTAGGCGAGGGCGGCATTGGCAAGATTGTCGTATCAGGACGGCATGCCCTGAGGATCATCAACAAGGTGTTTCAGGGAAAGGGGATTGCCGATCTGACGGAGGCCAGGAGTCACAAGCTCTATTATGGGTATATTAAGGATCGCGAACAGAAGATTGATGAAGTTATTGTGCATATTATAAGACGGGAAGACAGTTTTACCGGAGAAGATGTGGCGGAAATAAACTGCCACGGCGGGATCCGCGTCCTGATGCGTATGTATGAATGTGTGCAGGCTGCGGGTGCAGAGGGCGCCCCGTGGAATTCATTACTAGCACGGTCCTTTGAGCACGACAGAATAGATGTTGTCCAAAAAGAGGCGCTTCAGGAACTTGTGCAGGCACGGACAAGGCTGAGCGCCAAGGTGTTGCTGGATCAATATGCCGGGGCATTATCGGGGATGCTGAAACAGGGATTGGAAGTATTGGAAGAACTAAAAATGAGCGGAACTGCGGGCGCGGCGCACCATCAGTCTCCCACCCCTTCCCCTAACGACGGTAAGGGAACAGGAGAAGAAATGAACGTCCTGCCCCGGAAAAGCAGCGTATGCGTTACTGCCCTGACAAACCTTATTCGGGGTTTGTTGGAGACGGCATCTTTCGGCATGGCGTTGACCACCCCGCAAGTCTTAGTAATCCTGGGAAAGCCCAATGTGGGAAAATCGACCCTCATCAACGCCATCCTGGGTGAAGAGCGGATGCTGGTGCATCATGAACCCGGAACAACGCGGGATTATGTGAGTGAGGTTATTTCAGTTGAGGGTATCCCCTTTGAGCTGGTGGATACGGCTGGCATACGCGAAGCCGATGACAAGCTGGAGGCCATGAGCATTGAGATAACGCAGGAACAACTCCGGCGTGCCGACAAGGTTATCGCCGTATTTGATAACTCCAGGCCGTTTGACAAGGAAGATGAGGGAATCCTGGTCGCCTTACATGCGTGGCTTATGTCGAAAACTTCTGGCGATGTACCACAAAAGGCACATGCACGCGCAATACTGCCCGTCATAAATAAATGCGACCTGCCGGCAACCCTGGACAAAACCAGGATTGAATCCGTCCTTCAGCAACCGTGCTGTTCCCTGTCAGCGCTGAACAAGGACGGTTTTGACGATTTACACAAGAGGCTGGTGCAGGAATTTGATACCGTCTATCATCCCATGAAGCCGGTGGTATTTAACAAAAGGCAATATCACTTATTGACAAAGGCCGAAGTCTTTGTGGAACAAGAAAAAGAATGTCTTTCTGAAAAGAAAGGCACGGTCAAGACAATGCAAACAATTGAGACACTGAATAATATTCTCATGGCGTGTTTGAACGGGAGCACACCTTAG